AAGACTAGGGGTGTATGTATGCAGTGCTGTTTGGGTGACCCCTTCCCATTCTGCAGAAGAccacctttttctctttccctaatGCCCACATACTCAGGAATGCTCCCTGTGATGAGAAGATGGGGTGCAGGCCCAGGGGTGCAGAAGCTTGGGGGGGGGGAGATCTTATGGCTGGAGAGAGATTTGCCTCCCAGGCAGAGTCCTGGAACCTGGAGGGGGAAGGATGTCCCTGTGGGTGCCGCACCCTGGGGGAGTTGCCCTCAGATGCTGGAGCTTGGGCGTCTCACGGACCTggggattgttttgttttgttttgctttttgtttttgacttGGCTTGGCTGCCTGTtgcctctgtgaccttgggcagcttGCTTACTAGCTATCTGGAACCTCAGTTTTATCAAGTGAGATGGGCTGGCCCAGCTGATGGAGGAAATGGCTGTGGGCTGGGCCTGGAACGAGCATTAGCTTTGTGGTGCCCTGAATGGAGGTGAGTGTCCCCACCACTCAGAGACAGCCGCCTGCCCCACTCCCTTCTCCAGAGGGCTAAGGTGTATTTGGCAAGGAGGGGAGGACAAGAGGGGCTCTGCCAGGGCCTGGCCCTTAGCACCACGTCTGGGGAATGCAGGCTGAACCCTTGGTGGGCGCTATGGAGAGGCTGAGGGCCTGGCCCATGCAGGGCCATCAGGGCCACTTGGGACAGGACCggactggaggggagggggctggagtgagcctggctccctgcctccaccctggtTAGTATGGATGCCGGAGAGGCGCTGGCTGGGCCGTGGCAACAAGTCAGAGGCCCTGGGAAGGCGCCCTGGCGAGGCTGGGCATGTTCTTTCTCCACATGTTTCTTCTTCACAGCTGAACAGCCTTTGGCTTCTTGCTGCCAGTTCTGTTTCCCTCCCGGGGGAGAGACTTGGTGTTCTCCtggcagagcaggggctgctgggaagggaaggcagagccTGCCAGCTTCTTGGTGGAGCTGGAGGCCTGGGGCACGGGTGCAGTTGTTCTCTGGGAGACTGGGGACCCATCCCTCCTCCCATCAGAACCAGTGGCTTCTCAGGAAGGGTCACCTGCAGGGGACAGCATGAAGAGGTCCCAGCCAGCCCTTTGACCCAGGAGGCAGACAGGGTGCTCAGCGTCTGCAACTGGTAGACAGGGGTGGCCACCTCATGGCCTGGGTCTGGGTCTGCACCAGCTGTTGCCGGCAGCTGGCTGAAGcggtcctgcccacccccgctgGGGTTGGGGCTGAGGAGAGGACCCCCTTGCTgggccctgcctctgccagcCAGTTCCCAGGGCCCTCGATCCTGAGGTGCCCAGGTACCCCAAACTCTGGGTTCTCCTGCCCCCCTAACAGCTTTGTTAGTAGTGACCCCCTTTCTGGGGGGCACAGGGAGGCGGGTGTGAGTGCTGGTAGCAAGTCTACCTGGAGTCCTGGAGCCACCAGGGCCTCCTGGCCCACAGCTGTCCTTCTGGCCGACCTTGAGCAGGATTCGAGGCAGGGGGAGTGTGCCCTTCCAGTGGCCGCCCCGGCAGGCCTGGCCCCACTGAAACCCGAAGCCAgccagagctccagccctgggCCGACCAGCTGCATGGGGGCAAGGGTAGTGGCAGAGGCCGGAATGAGGGACACAGACAGCACTGGGCCTGAGCTGGAGAGCCGGTTGCCTCGCTGCAATGGCGGTCAAGAGACTCCAGAGCCCGGGAGAGGTCAGCTGCTGACCATACCAGGTGGGCTGTGGGGGCAGTGAGCCAGGTGGCCGGCCTCTTGTAGGGAGATCACTTGGCCTTAATGCAGTGGTAGAGAGACTTTTAGGGGCCcttagagaaaggaggaagggtagGTCTGGCTGTCCTGGGGAGTGGAGCCCCTGGGACCAGCCAGATTCCTTTGAAATCTGATAGGGGATTGGGTACCCCCCTGGGGTGGGAACCGGGTGCCAGGTGCCTTCTGGGCAGGCTCCCTGGGCTGCAGAAGGGGAGTGGGAGCTGTGGCCACCCTTGCCTTgtcttccctgccctcctccctgtcctccccagcccaccctcagGGAGTGCAGGCCACCTGTCTGGATCGGGTCCCTGATTTCCCACTTGTGAGGTCTCAGGCTTCAGAGGTGCTGCTCTGTATTGGGTGGGGACCCTTTCCTGTGTCTTTTCTCATCCCAGGTCTTGCCAGCCTGCAAGGCATTTCTCAGAAACCCAGTTAGGGGAAGTGCCTCATATCTTCTGCCATCCCTCTTTCTGCCTTTTGAAAACAACCAATCACcgcccttctccctgcccttctGTCCCTGTCTGCTTCATCAGAGTCAGCCAAGTTCTCCGCTTGGTCTGGCTGCTCACTTACTAGGGGCCTGGGTCTGGCTGCACTGTGCACGCCCTGGAAGGAGCGGTCCTTGTGCATCCTTGTGGTTCTCGGGAGTTTCACTTCTGGCCTGGAGAgatgtgctgggggtggggaccgGGATGATGATGGTCACTGAAGGTTCATGGTGGCCAGGGTGGAGGGCAGTGTGGTGGCATGGTGGTGTAGGAATCCAGGGTTCACTCTTGTCTCTTGACCTTGGACAGGGCTCTGAACTTATCTGGGCCTCATACATCCTAatttggaggaaggaggaggggactgTATCTGAGTTCCTAGCAGTCCTGTTTATCACTATGTTAAGGGGacccagggaggagggagtggcctcCCTGGTTTGCCCTTCTGTGCTGGGCTTATCTGTTTTCCCAAGGGCCCTGCCCCCCGTTTCTGTGGGTCGGGGTAGGGCCCATACAGCACTGGGGAAGTGCACCGCAGCCCCACTGCTAACAGttgggtgaggaagaggaggtggggtCAGGACGGGGATGAGCTGTATGGATAGCTGTATGGTCAGAGCTGGGTGAGCTGACCTGTCCGGAGCTCCCAGGCATGCAAGGGGCCAGTCTGGCTGCCAGGCAGACCCTGGGTGGGAAGGAGTGGGCCAAGTGAGCATCCAGGCAGCCTGAGTTTTGCTGGAGGGTTTCTGCGGGGAGGTCCCCTCTCCCCAGGTGGCAAGGCTCTCCTTTGTCCCCCTAGTGCCTGGGTAAGGTTGGAAGGTTTtgtcacctccccccccccaagcaTGTGAGTTGGGTGCTTTCCACAAATATTAGACTTAATGACGTGTTTACAGTAATTAATTCATTAACTTAGTGTCTTCCTTTGTGCCTGGGCGAGATGGAAGAAGGAAGATGGAGCGCTGGTGTGAATGCCACCCGGAGTGCTGCAGAACAGGCTCCGGAGGTGGCGAGCCTGGCTCTGGGGACACCGGGAGGCAGTGATTCTTTAGAGAGGAGAGTTTATTTCGTTTAGGTCTTGTTGAATGAGTAGAAGTTTCTGGATGGAATCCAGAATCTGCATGGAATTCTGTGATATCAGGGGCAGAGTAAACAAAAGCACAGGTGGGAAGGAAGACGTGTGGCCTGTTCTCAGGCTTTGGAGTAGTTTGGTGTAACTACTCTTTGTCAGGGAGAGCTGGTAGGAGCTGAAATGGACTTAAGGCTGGTGCCGaagggtgctggcctgtgaagcttGGACCTTGTGAGCATTAGAAGTATTAGGGAGTATTAGAAGGTTCTGAGTAGTGCTCTTGAACCAGGGGAAGAGGCCTGTACTAGAGCCATGGCCACAGAGCCCCAGTCCTGTGACCAGTGGAGTTTAGGTTGGGTGGCTAGATTGGGGTGTTGGTATTCATTAAGCAGGGCTGGTTTGCGGAGGAAGATGAATTCCATGCTGACAAGATGAGTCTTTGGTGATGCTGGGAGGGATGTTGCCAAGACACTGGACATGTTAAGGTCAGAGAAGATCCTTGGATTGGGCCCTCAGAGTGGCTTtggtgccctgactggcgtggctcagttggttgaagcgttgtcctgtaactgaggggttgtggatttgattcccagtcagggcatgtacccaggttgtgggttcgatccccagtccaggtgcatacacaaggcaaccaactgatgcttctctcttgcatttattatgtttctgtctctcctttcctatctctttaaaagcaatgggggaaaaaaatccacgGATgagcataaaaaaaaataaaataaaaaaggaggctTTGGTGACTCTGGGGAAGAGTGTTTTGGACACTATGCTCAGCTGAAAGCCGGACTGGTAGACTGAGGAGCGAGGGGGACGGGCGGGCCTGGGATGTGGAAGGCTTCTGGCAGTGGCCGGCAGTGGCCTGCAGTGGAAGTTGCGTACCCAGGCTGAGGTGGGACTGAGGAGTCTGGGGAATAGGCAGGCGCTATCCTACAGGGCATGTGCCCACCCTGGTGGGTGAGGTGGATGCCCCACCTGACCAACTAGGTCCATCTTACTGAGTTCCTTCCTTGTTGCCCACAGAGCTGCCGGCAGTCATGCTACTGAATGGGGACTGCCCAGAGAgcctgaggaaggaagaggggccCACCGAACCACCCCGGGAAAATGGGCTGGATGAGGCGGAGCCGGGAGAGGAGACCACTGGACAGGAAGTCATTGTCATTCAGGACACGGGCTTTTCTGTGAAGATCCTGGCCCCAGGGATTGAGCCCTTTTCCCTACAGGTGAGATGGGAGAGAAGTGCGGGGCCCAAGGTCCAGGCTGCTCTGGGAAGATGAGGGTGGAAAGCCAAGCCTTGCCCTTGCTCATCCTGGCCCTTTATCACAGGCTGGAAACCTACCTTTGCCTTGCCCAGTCTCACTCAGCCAGCCTGGTGGGTGTGTGTGTCCAGGTTCAGGCCGTTGTCCCATTGCTATTGGACAGCTGGCAGCAGGGATTGCCAGCCCTGTTGGGAATGTATGGTAGCGTCTGGGTGGTGTTGGGGTCCCAGGGCTCCCAGCCCTCTGCTGTGTACTCAGGGAGGTCGCGTTTCTCTGGCTGTGTTGCTACCATTTGCCTGAGAGGAGAGCGGTATTGGGAGAGGAGAACCCACCCAGAGGTCGTGCAGACTGGCAACTCGTAGGGGAACCAGGCAGTGCCTTCCTATGTCTTCTGTACCCACAGGTTTGGTCCCAGAGCAACTCTTCTTGAAGTGGGGAGGCCATTTGTGCCCTGGGGACCTTGACATTGGGCAAGGGAGAAGGCAAAATTGCTgttttctttccaccattgttATGTTTCCTGCTGCTGTGCTCAGGCCTGGCTCATAGTTTAGGCCTGAGGGTAACGGGGCCAGACTCTGCCCTGCAGATGTGTGTATActgcgcacgcacacacagctGCACATGGGCTTGTGTGTGTGGACAGGGCCTAGAACTGAAAAGCCAGAAAGTGGGAAACTGGTTATTTGGGGCATTGATTCTAAGAACCCACATCGTTGGACTGGGGGAAGTGTGTCCTCACCAGGGTGGTTGGGACCTTCTCTCCGGCAGGTATCCCCCCAGGAGATGGTACAGGAGATCCACCAGGTGCTCATGGACCGTGAAGACACATGTCATCGCACCTGCTTCTCTCTGCACCTGGACGGCAACATGCTGGACCACTTTTCCGAGCTGCGCAGCGTtgaggggctgcaggagggctCAGCACTACGTGTGGTGGAAGGTTTGTCTGGAAGTCAGGCTGCCTGCTGAGGGAGGGCAcagagaggcagggccaggtGGCACGCCACCCTGGCTGGCCATCGATGAGCATGTGGAGGCTCAGGGTGGCGGCAGACTTGTAGAGGCAGCATGGGAGCACGGGTCTGCTTCTCAGGCTATCACCTGCGCACCTTGCCCCTTCATGGGTTAAATATCAGAGTGGCTTAAAACAGACAATACCAGGCAGGGGCTTGAAATTGGTCCAGTGAAATTCTGTAGAGAAAAAGTTACATCACTTAAGGAAGTTAAACTTTCACAACCCTTGAGTAGGGAAGTCAGGCCCAGTGTGGACTGATCAGCTGGTGTGGTAAGGCTGGTTTGGTTGCAAAACAAAACCTGTGAACTTGGGTCTCCTGGGGAGAAGTGGCTCAAAGGTTTCAGGGGTGGCAGCTTATTAAgaagaaatgtggaaaaaatgtAATCCAACTGTGTCCAAAGTTGATTGATCATGGAAcctctctcctccctgaccaGAGCCCTCATTAACATTTCACAGAACACACCCTGGGGGCCCAGCATTGTGGTCTTATAGGTTCCGGGCGACCCTGGGCGAGGGCTGCCCAGAGCACACGGTTCCGGCAGGCCTGCTCACCCATGGCACTCGTGAACAGAGCAGGGGCCGTGTGGGCTCCCCTGGGCCTGTGTGCACTTCCATGGGCATTTCTTGTGCCTTTTGGCAAAAGGTTCTTTGCAAACAAGGATCCCTGCTGACCAGCAGGCAGGTGTGTGTGTTAAAACCAGAACTCCAGCTCATGTGTTTATAATGGAATTTGTAAATGGAAGCCTACACTGGAAAAATGAAGACCACCCATGGTGGTACCATGCCAGACTTCTCTACTCCGGGTGGGTGGTTGCAGGGAGCAGAGCCCTGGCAACACTCTGCCAATTCCCTCCCACCAGAGCCGTACACGGTACGCGAGGCCCGGATCCATGTGCGCCATGTCCGAGACCTGCTCAAGAGCCTAGACCCGTCCGATGCCTTCAATGGGGTGGACTGCAACTCCTTGTCCTTCCTCAGCGTCTTTACCGATGGCGACCTGGGAGGTGAAGGAGGCAttggggccaggactgggcagaggggccagGAGCGAGTTAGCCAGGGGCCAGCAAAAGCACCAAGGGCCTGGCTATCTCACCTGTAGGGGGTGGGACCAGAGGCACGCATCCCGGGGCCAGTTTAGGTGGGGAAATGGTGGCCCCTGGGTGGCCCTGTGCTGACCACCAGCCTCGGGTCCCTCAGACAGCGGGAAGCGGAAGAAGGGCTTGGAGATGGACCCCATTGACTGCACGCCGCCTGAGTACATTCTGCCAGGGAGCCGGGAGCGACCATTGTGTCCCCTGCAGCCCCAGAACCGCGACTGGAAGGTGGGATTCCTGAATAAAGCCGGGAATAGGTCTCTGGTGGGGTTGGAACCGCCGTACCAGGAGGCCTGATCCACTCACGCTGGGCCATTCCTGCAGCCCTTGCAGTGCCTGAAAGTGCTCACCATGAGTGGCTGGAACCCACCCCCTGGGAACCGCAAGATGCACGGGGACCTCATGTACCTGTTTGTGATCACAGCCGAGGACCGGCAAGTCAGCATCACGGCGTCCACGCGGGGCTTTTACCTGAACCAGTGAGTCCTTGTGCGAGCCCTTTCTGGGCCTGTGGGCAGCCCCTTGGGGTGCCCTGCCCAGTGACCACCCTCTCTGCAGGTCTACAGCGTATCACTTCAACCCCAAGCCTGCCAGCCCCCGCTTCCTCAGCCATTCCCTGGTGGAGCTGCTCAACCAGATCAGCCCGACCTTCAAAAAAAACTTCGCTGCGCTGCAGAAGAAAAGGTAGCGCCTCTGCCTCATCTCTGCCCCTTGTCTCATGTGCCACCAGGAGGTGGGGTGAACCAGCCAGCCCGAAGtctagcatttctttcttttttcctttttttaaaagattttatctacttatttttagagaggggaagggaaagagaaaagagagggagagaaacattgatgtgtgagagatacttctattggttgcctctcacacacccccaactggggacctggcccacaacccaggcatgtgctctgactgggaatccaacaggcgaccttttagttcacaggccagcgctcattCCTGAGcctcagcagccagggctgaactcgAGTGTTTCTGCCCTAAGAAGCTGTGCCCAGCACCCCAGAGCCTCCCTCAGGGAGCTAGCTGTCAGCCAGGCCCTAAGATAGCAGTTCTAGGAGAGCTGCCCGCACGCTTTGTGGGACCCACCAGCAGCAGGTCCTGGGGCGGGGAGACACTGGAGCttgtggggagggcagggttCTGAGCTGGGCGGACTGCCCCATCTCCCCTCCTCTGGTGCCATAGGGTCCAGCGCCACCCGTTCGAGAGGATTGCCACCCCATTCCAGGTGTACAGCTGGACGGCCCCCCAGGCAGAGCATGCCATGGACTGCGTGCGCGCCGAGGACGCCTACACCTCCAGGCTGGGCTACGAGGAGCACATTCCTGGACAGGTGCCTGCGGCCTGGCCTTGCCCTCTCTggtcacctcccttcccctcccctggtgGGTGCCAGGTTGGGTTCTGTGTGCCTCCCTGGAAGCTCTGTCTGCTCATCTGTCTTGTTCACTTGAGAGCCTTTGGGGCCATctgtggggaggtggaggaaggggctgCCCAGAGCAGGTTGTGGGGCATGGGCTGAGCCAGTGTCTCCCTCCCCGTTGTTCCCTTTGCAGACCCGGGACTGGAACGAGGAGCTACAGACCACGAGGGAACTGCCCCGCAAGAATCTGCCGGAGCGGCTACTTCGAGAAAGAGCCATATTCAAGGTACCCCTGTCCCCTCATGCCTGACTGGCAGCCTCAGACCTGCCTGCCACCATCGGCTGGTTTTGTGGTGACAGGCGGGAAAGCGGGACAGGCTGACAGGGTGCCCTGCAGTGTGTTCTGCTAGCCCCTGCCTCCTGGCAGACTGCCCTGACTCCTTtttctggcctctctgagcctggggTCCATGGGCAGGAGTGGGACCTGCCTCCAGTGTGGGTGGGTGAAGGGCAGAAAGCCGGTCCTTCACTAACTACCATTGGGTCCTCGCCTGGGCACAAATCCCCAACTGTGATGTTATTAGTACTTTTGCTAAGATAAGAGACCTGAGGGAAAAATAgtgctttcaaaaaaaaaatttaagttaaaaatcttACAGCCTAGAGATGGCAATGGTAAGAGTTAGATCTAAGTGCTTCGGGTGCTGCTGGCTTTGCCAGGGGCTGTGCAGGGGCTCCAGTCActgccctctgctctctctgcaCCTTGTCTGTTGCTGCTactctacagatgagaaaacaggcccaAGAGGGGACCTGTGTGGGCTCACCTGGCACAGAATTGGTGGGTCCCAAAGCTGTTCCAGCCCTTCCACTGCTTGCTAGTCACTAAGCTCTCTTCTCTCTAagtgatgtgttttttttttttttcaaaaaaaagctTTCTTGCCCTTTTCCGAACATAAGGAAGCTGATGCCAGAGCCCTCAGTCCCCGAGGTAGCCTGCTTGCCTCTGCCATGTGGGTGAGCTTGGCCAAGTGGGACAAAAGCTGGCGTGCTTGTGGATGGGGCCTCCCTGGCCCTCCCAGCCTCGGCCCCTTTCCCCCCAGGTACACAGTGACTTCACGGCAGCAGCCACGCGGGGAGCCATGGCGGTCATCGATGGCAACGTGATGGCCATCAACCCCAGCGAGGAGACCAAGATGCAGATGTTCATCTGGAACAACATCTTCTTCAGCCTGGGCTTTGACGTCCGCGACCACTACAAGGACTTCGGCGGGGATGTGGCGGCCTACGTGGCACCTGCCAATGACCTGAACGGTGTGCGCACGTATAATGCGGTGGACGTGGAGGGGCTGTACACGCTGGGAACGGTGGTCGTGGATTACCGCGGTTACCGTGTCACGGCCCAGTCCATCATCCCTGGCATCCTGGAGCGGGACCAGGAGCAGAGTGTCATCTATGGTTCCATTGACTTTGGCAAGACAGTGGTGTCGCACCCGCGATACCTGGAGCTGCTGGAACGCACGAGCCGGCCCCTCAAGATCCTGAGGCACCGGGTGCTCAATGACCGCAATGAAGAGGTGGACCTTTGCTCCTCTGTGGAGTGCAAGGGCATCATCGGAAACGACGGGCGCCACTACATCCTTGACCTGCTGCGCACTTTCCCGCCTGACCTCAACTTCCTCCCTGTGCCTGGTGAGCAGCTGCCCGAGGAGTGCACCCGGGCCGGCTTCCCCCGCAACCACCGGCACAAGCTGTGCTGCCTGCGCCAGGAGCTGGTGGACGCCTTCGTGGAGCATAGGTGAGGAGCATGGCCAGGCTGCCCCTGCTGGAAGGTGCTTCTGGGCCTGATCCTGATGGAGTAGCTTTGGGAGTGGAGAAGAGCTGGCCCTGGCCACAGGCGTTACAGACTCAGCTCTAGCCCTGCCCATGCCCACATCGGGCTCAGACCCGTGGCTCTCAGCCGAAGCAGTGCTGCCCCCTAAGGAGCGTGTAGAAATCTGCAAGGATGTTTTTGAAGGTTCCAGTGtcagggactgggagggggaatggggctTCGAGGCTGTTGGCATTTAGTGCCTAAGGATCAGGTACATCAAATGTCCCACCCCACAAATAGTTCTTCTTCTCACCGTACCAGTGGGTTCCTGTCAATTTTCAGAGCCCTGGCCTGCTTGGTGACCCACTCCCtgaccctcaccccaccccagttgtcCTCTTCCCATCTGGGAAGATCTCGCTTTTTGCTGGGACCTGCTGCCCCCTGGTAGAGGTGCTAGGCTGGCACGTGCACGTGGGCACCGATGTTTGCACATAGAGTAGGATGTGGCCTGTGCTGTCGGGGTGTCCAGTCCCAACGTTTGTTAACCCTGGCCAGCCAGGAACCTGGGGTCAGGCTCTGGGCCTTGTAACCAGCAGGAATGCCAGCGAGGCTGCCGCCAGCCCTTTCTTGTCCCTGTCTCTGTCCTGGTCCCGTCTGCTGCACTCTAGGTACCTCCTCTTCATGAAGTTAGCAGCCCTGCAGCTGATGCAGCAGAAAGCCAGCAAGGTGGAAACCCCCACCTCACTGGAAAACGGCAGCCCACCCTCTTTGGAGTCCAAGTCTGAAGACCCTCTGGGACCCGAGGCAGGAAGTGAGGAGGAGGGCAGCGGTGCCAGTGGCCTGGCCAAAGTGAAGGAGCTGGCAGAGACCATCGCCTCAGATGACGGGAcaggtggggctgctgtgggTGCTGGGGGAGCCCCAGGTCTGTCCTGGCAGCTGGTGCTTGCCACTGGTGGCTCAAGACCCAGTTGAAGAGAGGCAGATGGACGTCTTGGCAAGGAGCTGGGGGGAGACTTAGGACAGTGGGCCCACCAATAGTGGAATGGGGCTGCCTCCCAGCGGGCCATGTCTCCACAGCAGACCCACGGAGCCGGGAGGTGATTCGCAATGCGTGCAAGGCAGTGGGCTCCATCAGCAGTACGGCCTTCGACGTTCGCTTCAACCCTGACATCTTCTCACCAGGCAGGTGGTAGAGCAGGGCGGGCAGAGCACTGTGGGGTCATCTTGGGGCTCGATGCTGGTGGGCCTGGTCCCCCACCTAAGCAATGCCATCTGTCTTGTTACCTCCACCTCTTCACATGGCTCAagcctctgctctccctcccGCAGGTGTTCGCTTTCCTGAGTCCTGCCAGGAGGAAGTGCGGGACCAGAAGCAGCTGCTGAAAGATGCTGCTGCCTTCCTGCTCTCCTGCCAAATCCCTGGCTTGGTGAGGGCAGGGCCACAGGGGCGGGGCTGCACCGAGGGGGCTGCGCAGAGGGCACTGGTACAGGCTGGACCTCGGAGGCTTGTGGGACCTTCACAGGAGTGACTTCCTTAGACCTGCTGACTTGCAAGGCGGACAGGGCAGGGTGCTTGTCCTGGTTGTACAGAGGGACCACTGACCTGGAGAGACCAAGGGAGGCCGCAGACATAGGCTCTGTTGTCTtgtgccctccatgtgggctgggggctggtcCTCTGAGCCCCTGTGTGATagaggtgctggggtggggggcatctgggagaaaaggggagaggttCTGTCCTCTGCACCCTCACAAGCTTTATACTTAGACCCCATGGGTGCCGGGTGCTTGCTCCCTATTAAGACAGCTCCATGGTCAGGTGGTACGCCCCTCTCCGCCCTTTGAGCCAAACCTGCTGTGCTGGCTGCCCGGCCCTCTTGGTCAGAAGGGAGCCTGTGCTGCCTGTTGGGCTCTCCTGGTTCATCACCAGTGAGGTGCCCTCGTCCCTGCTTCCCCATCAAGTGGGCCTGGAAGTCCCCCAGTTTCCTTGGCTTGTGTAGAAGGTTGGGGGACAAATTGTCATGTCCTTGCTGCTCCtttgtctccttccctcttcctgacTGGGAGCTGCAGTCTTTGTCCCCTGCTTCCCCTTGGATGGGCCTCGTGGTAGTGTGAGCTCCCCAAGGGagacctggggtgggaggaggcagagggcctgGGCGGGGGCCCTGACCTGCTGCAGCCTACAGGTGAAGGACTGCACAGACCACGTGGTGCTGCCCATGGACGGGGCCACACTGTCCGAGGTGATGCGCCAGCGTGGCATCAACATGCGCTACCTGGGCAAGGTGCTGGATCTGGTGCTCCGGAGCCCGGCGCGAGACCAGCTGGACCACATCTACGTGAGTGGTGCTCAAGGTGGGCTGTGAACGGTGGGGCCTGGCAGAGGCCTGGGTTGACCACAACTTCCCTCTTTGAATCGTTGTAGAAAATTGGCATCGGAGAGCTTATCACCCGCTCTGCCAAGCACATCTTCAAGACGTACTTGCAGGTAGCACCGCCTCCTCCCCTGCCGGGTAGCATAGGGACCCAGGGGAGAGCCCTGGGttggggcccaggggccctcgtGACTTTGGTCCAAACGTCCCTCGTAGGGAGTTGAGCTCTCAGGCCTCTCGGCTGCCATCAGTCACTTCCTGAACTGCTTCCTGAGCTCCTACCCCAACCCTGTGGCCCACCTACCCGCCGATGAGCTAATCTCTAAGAagaggaacaggaggaggagaaaccgGCCTCCAGGAGCGGCAGATAACACCGCCTGGGCTGTCATGACCCCCCAGGAGCTGTGGAAGAACATCTGCCAGGAGGCCAAGAACTACTTTGACTTCAGCCTCGAGTGGTACTTGAGGGGCATGGCAGGCACTGGGGACCTCCGACAGCCCAcggggcaggcaggagccaggggaGAGGAGACCTGTGGTGGAGCTCTCTGGGGGAAGTGGGGGTGAGGGTTGTTAAGTCCTGGCTAGAGGGTGCAGGTGGCCTAGAAGGCACCTGGGCTCTACTCGGGTGGAGGGGCAGTTGttgagaaggggcagagatgagagAGGCGCTGCTGAGGCCCATCTGCCACTTCTCCCCAGTGAGTCCGTGGACCAGGCTGTGGAAACGTATGGCCTGCAGAAGATCACACTGCTGCGGGAGATCTCCCTCAAAACCGGGGTCCAGGTAGGCACGGGGCAGACTGTCCCTCCCGTGCCCAGGCTCCCACAAGGTCCACAGGGCCGGTGTTGGGGCGCTCACTCTCCACACATGGTGGCGGGTTGGGAGGTGCTGGCCATTGGAGCCTGGGGCTGAGGCAGCCTCTGGGTATCCCCCAGGTCCTACTAAAGGAGTACAGCTTTGACAGCCGCCACAAACCCGCCTTCACTGAGGAGGATGTGCTGAACATCTTCCCC
This window of the Desmodus rotundus isolate HL8 chromosome 9, HLdesRot8A.1, whole genome shotgun sequence genome carries:
- the CLUH gene encoding clustered mitochondria protein homolog isoform X2 produces the protein MGARVVAEAGMRDTDSTGPELESRLPRCNGGQETPEPGRGQLLTIPELPAVMLLNGDCPESLRKEEGPTEPPRENGLDEAEPGEETTGQEVIVIQDTGFSVKILAPGIEPFSLQVSPQEMVQEIHQVLMDREDTCHRTCFSLHLDGNMLDHFSELRSVEGLQEGSALRVVEEPYTVREARIHVRHVRDLLKSLDPSDAFNGVDCNSLSFLSVFTDGDLGDSGKRKKGLEMDPIDCTPPEYILPGSRERPLCPLQPQNRDWKPLQCLKVLTMSGWNPPPGNRKMHGDLMYLFVITAEDRQVSITASTRGFYLNQSTAYHFNPKPASPRFLSHSLVELLNQISPTFKKNFAALQKKRVQRHPFERIATPFQVYSWTAPQAEHAMDCVRAEDAYTSRLGYEEHIPGQTRDWNEELQTTRELPRKNLPERLLRERAIFKVHSDFTAAATRGAMAVIDGNVMAINPSEETKMQMFIWNNIFFSLGFDVRDHYKDFGGDVAAYVAPANDLNGVRTYNAVDVEGLYTLGTVVVDYRGYRVTAQSIIPGILERDQEQSVIYGSIDFGKTVVSHPRYLELLERTSRPLKILRHRVLNDRNEEVDLCSSVECKGIIGNDGRHYILDLLRTFPPDLNFLPVPGEQLPEECTRAGFPRNHRHKLCCLRQELVDAFVEHRYLLFMKLAALQLMQQKASKVETPTSLENGSPPSLESKSEDPLGPEAGSEEEGSGASGLAKVKELAETIASDDGTDPRSREVIRNACKAVGSISSTAFDVRFNPDIFSPGVRFPESCQEEVRDQKQLLKDAAAFLLSCQIPGLVKDCTDHVVLPMDGATLSEVMRQRGINMRYLGKVLDLVLRSPARDQLDHIYKIGIGELITRSAKHIFKTYLQGVELSGLSAAISHFLNCFLSSYPNPVAHLPADELISKKRNRRRRNRPPGAADNTAWAVMTPQELWKNICQEAKNYFDFSLECESVDQAVETYGLQKITLLREISLKTGVQVLLKEYSFDSRHKPAFTEEDVLNIFPVVKHVNPKASDAFHFFQSGQAKVQQGFLKEGCELINEALNLFNNVYGAMHVEICACLRLLARLHYIMGDYAEALSNQQKAVLMSERVMGIEHPNTIQEYMHLALYCFASSQLSTALSLLYRARYLMLLVFGEDHPEMALLDNNIGLVLHGVMEYDLSLRFLENALAVSTKYHGPKSLKVALSHHLVARVYESKAEFRSALQHEKEGYTIYKTQLGEDHEKTKESSEYLKCLTQQAVALQRTMNEIYRNGPSANIPPLKFTAPSMASVLEQLNVINGILFIPLSQKDLENLKAEVARRHQLQEASKNRDKAEEPMATEPDPAGAPEDAASQPQGAKDPPSLSLQG